Proteins encoded by one window of Chryseobacterium sp. POL2:
- the mobC gene encoding conjugal transfer protein MobC yields MQGEDDLRGLAKIMAFMRAVSIIIVLMHLYWFCYGFFIQRGWTLEIINKILGNFNRTAGLFEHTLYTKVFALVLLALSCLGTKGVKDEKITWGKIYVALVIGFVLFFLNFPLLKLPLNTATFLYILTTSLGYIALMVAGVWMSRLLRSNLMDDVFNNENESFQQETKLMQNEYSVNLPTKFYYKNKWNDGWINIVNPFRATIVLGTPGSGKSYAIVNNYIKQQIEKGFSMYIYDFKFDDLSTIAYNHLLKNRDKYKVQPKFYVINFDDPRKSHRCNPLNPDFMTDISDAYEAAYTIMLNLNRSWIQKQGDFFVESPIILLAAIIWYLKIYDNGKYCTFPHAIELLNKKYADVFTILTSYADLENYLSPFMDAWQGGAQDQLQGQIASAKIPLSRMISPSLYWVMTGDDFSLDINNPNEPKILCVGNNPDRQNIYSAALGLYNSRIVKLINKKGQLKSSVIIDELPTIYFRGLDNLIATARSNKVAVCLGFQDFSQLIRDYGDKEAKVIQNTVGNIFSGQVVGETAKSLSERFGKVLQKRQSMTINRNDKSTSISTQLDSLIPASKISTLTQGMFVGSVSDNFDERIEQKIFHAEIVVDNEKVATETKAYQKIPQILSFTDDNGMDNMKRDIESNYRQIKLDIVHIVESEMERIKNDPDLQHLIQQD; encoded by the coding sequence ATGCAGGGAGAAGACGATTTAAGAGGCTTAGCCAAGATTATGGCTTTTATGCGAGCAGTAAGCATCATTATAGTATTGATGCACTTGTATTGGTTCTGTTACGGGTTCTTTATACAACGTGGCTGGACATTGGAAATTATCAATAAGATTTTAGGAAATTTCAATCGAACGGCAGGACTATTTGAACATACCTTATATACCAAAGTTTTCGCTTTGGTTTTGTTGGCTTTGAGCTGTTTGGGGACGAAAGGTGTTAAGGACGAAAAGATTACTTGGGGCAAAATTTATGTAGCATTGGTTATCGGCTTCGTCCTGTTCTTTTTAAACTTTCCATTACTAAAACTACCATTAAACACCGCTACATTTCTGTATATCCTGACCACAAGCTTAGGCTATATCGCTTTAATGGTGGCAGGAGTTTGGATGAGCCGTTTGCTGCGTAGCAATTTAATGGACGACGTATTCAATAACGAAAACGAGAGCTTCCAGCAGGAAACCAAGTTAATGCAGAATGAGTATTCGGTTAATCTGCCCACAAAATTTTACTACAAAAACAAATGGAACGACGGTTGGATAAATATCGTAAATCCGTTTAGAGCAACGATTGTGTTAGGAACGCCAGGCTCCGGAAAATCCTACGCCATTGTAAACAATTATATCAAACAGCAGATTGAGAAAGGCTTCTCAATGTACATTTACGATTTTAAGTTTGACGACCTTTCCACGATTGCCTACAATCATTTATTAAAGAACAGGGATAAATATAAGGTTCAGCCAAAATTCTACGTGATAAACTTTGACGACCCACGCAAGAGCCACCGTTGCAATCCGCTCAACCCCGACTTTATGACGGACATTAGCGATGCCTACGAAGCCGCCTATACCATAATGCTGAACCTCAACAGGTCGTGGATACAGAAGCAAGGGGATTTCTTTGTGGAAAGCCCGATTATCCTATTAGCAGCCATTATTTGGTACTTAAAAATCTACGATAACGGTAAATATTGTACCTTTCCCCACGCCATTGAGCTACTGAATAAAAAGTATGCAGACGTATTTACTATCCTGACTTCTTATGCCGATTTGGAAAATTATTTGTCGCCCTTTATGGATGCTTGGCAGGGCGGCGCACAAGACCAATTACAGGGGCAGATTGCTTCAGCAAAAATTCCTTTATCGAGAATGATTTCCCCAAGTTTGTATTGGGTTATGACTGGCGACGATTTTTCTTTAGACATTAACAACCCAAATGAGCCTAAAATACTTTGTGTAGGTAACAATCCCGACCGCCAAAATATCTACTCCGCAGCTTTGGGTCTGTACAACTCCCGAATTGTCAAGCTCATCAACAAGAAAGGACAATTAAAGAGTTCGGTAATCATTGACGAATTGCCTACGATTTATTTTCGTGGCTTGGATAATCTTATTGCAACGGCGAGAAGTAACAAGGTAGCAGTTTGTTTAGGCTTTCAGGATTTTTCGCAATTAATACGTGATTATGGCGACAAAGAAGCTAAGGTTATTCAGAATACGGTAGGTAATATTTTTAGCGGTCAGGTAGTGGGCGAAACGGCAAAGAGCCTGTCAGAGCGTTTCGGAAAAGTATTGCAAAAACGGCAAAGTATGACCATTAACCGAAATGATAAATCTACTTCCATATCCACTCAATTAGACAGCCTTATTCCGGCTTCCAAAATCAGCACACTTACACAAGGTATGTTCGTGGGTTCCGTGTCCGACAACTTCGACGAACGTATCGAGCAAAAGATATTTCACGCTGAAATAGTGGTCGATAATGAAAAGGTTGCGACCGAAACCAAAGCGTATCAGAAGATACCGCAGATTTTATCATTCACAGACGACAACGGAATGGACAATATGAAACGGGATATTGAAAGCAATTACCGTCAGATAAAGTTAGACATTGTTCATATTGTGGAAAGCGAAATGGAAAGGATAAAGAATGACCCCGATTTACAGCACTTAATTCAACAAGATTAA
- a CDS encoding helix-turn-helix domain-containing protein yields MDDILKIESISEYNKLRGLETFHPLVTVFDFAEVGAMPSLAFNLNLFAVYLNDLKCGILKYGRNHYDYQEGTLIFVAPRQVMRVKHRLKEFTPQGWGLLFDAELLKGTSLAQRIKDYTFFSYDVNEALHLSDAEREIVLDCFTKIQNELRHAVDKHSKMLIASNIELLLNYCIRFYDRQFITRENENRGILEKFERLLYEYFLSDKPKTIGLPSVAYCAEKFHLSASYFGDLIKKETGKTAKEYIQGKIIEIAKHKIFDEHKTVNEIAEELGFKYPQHFTRFFKQQVGHTPIEYRRMN; encoded by the coding sequence ATGGATGATATATTGAAAATTGAAAGTATTTCAGAATACAATAAGCTACGTGGGCTTGAAACGTTTCATCCTCTTGTCACTGTTTTTGATTTTGCAGAGGTTGGAGCAATGCCGTCGCTTGCTTTTAACCTCAACCTTTTTGCCGTATATCTAAATGATTTGAAGTGTGGGATATTGAAATATGGGCGTAACCATTACGATTATCAGGAAGGAACATTGATTTTTGTTGCGCCAAGACAGGTAATGCGTGTTAAGCACCGATTGAAAGAGTTTACGCCACAGGGTTGGGGGTTATTGTTCGATGCGGAATTGCTAAAAGGTACGTCTTTAGCACAACGTATCAAGGACTATACTTTTTTTTCTTACGATGTGAACGAAGCCCTGCACCTGTCAGATGCAGAAAGGGAGATTGTATTGGATTGTTTTACCAAGATACAGAACGAACTACGTCACGCTGTGGATAAGCATAGCAAAATGCTGATTGCTTCCAATATAGAATTGCTGTTGAATTATTGCATACGGTTTTATGACCGTCAGTTTATCACAAGGGAAAATGAAAACAGGGGAATTTTGGAAAAATTCGAGCGGTTGCTTTATGAGTATTTTTTATCCGATAAACCGAAAACAATCGGTCTGCCATCAGTAGCGTACTGTGCAGAGAAGTTTCATTTATCGGCAAGCTATTTCGGCGATTTGATAAAAAAAGAAACAGGTAAAACCGCTAAGGAATACATTCAGGGCAAAATCATCGAAATCGCCAAGCACAAAATATTTGATGAACATAAGACGGTCAATGAAATAGCCGAGGAATTGGGCTTTAAATACCCTCAACATTTCACGAGATTTTTCAAACAACAGGTCGGACATACGCCGATTGAATACAGGAGAATGAACTAA
- a CDS encoding helix-turn-helix domain-containing protein — MSKNDNGHISEWLNEEFAYRETDLRMFMSNHYKLEMGFALLCVSGEALLTIGVLENRIIPDTELIVLPKSTISLVSASEDFRVRMFVFSSELMDNTSLRLGSSLFLFLRDTPFFQHTPNCTLLRNLNVLMDNAELVSGEKTNEMVELMRFNFLQNYFIYLYDKCQNHFSHLFKTYSHKRSLFFQFLSILDEHYEKERNVAFYADQLAITPRYLRKITAENANFKSPKEMIDKRLIIEIETLLYKTDYSLQEIAEQLNFPDQSYLSRYFKSHKGCSPLHYRKAIKFLN; from the coding sequence ATGTCAAAAAATGACAATGGTCACATTTCTGAATGGTTGAACGAGGAGTTCGCTTATCGTGAAACCGACCTGCGTATGTTTATGTCCAACCATTACAAATTGGAAATGGGCTTTGCCCTATTGTGTGTCAGTGGTGAAGCCTTGCTGACCATCGGGGTATTGGAAAACCGGATTATTCCCGATACGGAATTAATTGTTTTACCGAAGTCCACTATCAGCCTTGTTTCTGCCTCGGAAGATTTCAGGGTAAGGATGTTTGTTTTTTCAAGCGAATTGATGGACAATACCAGTTTACGTCTTGGGAGTTCTCTTTTTCTCTTTCTCCGTGATACGCCGTTTTTCCAGCATACACCAAACTGCACTTTGTTAAGAAATCTGAATGTGCTTATGGACAATGCGGAATTGGTATCGGGCGAAAAGACTAATGAAATGGTAGAGCTGATGCGGTTCAATTTTTTACAGAATTATTTCATCTATCTATATGATAAATGCCAAAACCATTTCAGCCACCTGTTTAAAACGTATTCCCATAAACGGTCGCTGTTCTTTCAGTTTCTTTCCATATTGGACGAACATTACGAAAAGGAACGCAATGTGGCTTTTTATGCCGACCAGTTAGCTATTACACCACGATATTTGAGGAAGATTACGGCAGAGAATGCCAATTTTAAATCGCCCAAAGAAATGATTGATAAACGCCTGATTATTGAAATTGAAACCTTGCTCTACAAAACGGATTATTCGCTTCAGGAAATTGCCGAACAGCTAAATTTTCCCGACCAATCCTATCTAAGCCGATATTTTAAATCGCATAAGGGGTGCAGTCCGCTTCATTATAGAAAGGCAATAAAATTTTTGAATTAA
- a CDS encoding pyridoxamine 5'-phosphate oxidase family protein: MKTILEFLRANAPYSLATVENNKPKVRPIGFLLEVDGKLSFYTSKVKNVYKQLESNANAEICALGKMGWMRISGTVTFNDSPEITQKWLEVAPFLKFVYKDRPELLTACSFDGITVEFRPVQGSDVPEFVAGWETFKDAEGGIVYTNTY; encoded by the coding sequence ATGAAAACGATTTTAGAATTTCTAAGAGCAAATGCTCCCTATTCTTTGGCTACCGTAGAAAACAATAAGCCAAAAGTCAGACCGATAGGTTTTCTATTGGAAGTAGATGGCAAATTGAGTTTTTACACCAGTAAGGTCAAGAACGTGTACAAGCAACTTGAGAGTAATGCCAACGCCGAAATATGTGCATTGGGAAAAATGGGATGGATGCGTATTTCGGGTACGGTTACCTTTAACGACAGTCCTGAAATTACCCAAAAATGGCTTGAAGTAGCCCCGTTCTTAAAATTTGTCTATAAGGACAGACCCGAACTTTTAACGGCTTGCAGTTTTGATGGCATTACGGTAGAGTTCAGACCTGTACAGGGGAGTGATGTGCCTGAATTTGTCGCAGGATGGGAAACCTTTAAGGATGCAGAGGGCGGTATCGTGTACACCAATACATACTAA
- a CDS encoding MarR family transcriptional regulator: MEATEKKVLETMLKIGVPTNAGKIAEQSEMDKNEVIKAMKVLRETGRIVSPKRCFWQPIK; this comes from the coding sequence ATGGAAGCAACCGAAAAAAAAGTATTGGAAACGATGCTAAAAATAGGCGTTCCCACCAATGCAGGCAAAATAGCCGAGCAATCGGAAATGGACAAGAATGAAGTGATAAAAGCGATGAAAGTATTAAGGGAAACCGGACGTATCGTGTCGCCTAAACGATGTTTTTGGCAACCCATAAAATAA
- a CDS encoding TolC family protein: protein MSQYFRILSIATYISVSMLFVFSGKTYGQILPLKEAIDKGVSNFGGLNAKRNYANASNENVIRAKREYLPNLNLSAQQNYGTINGQNGAMYGLNGLGVASSGLPLPEQNWNAAFGALYLVNVNWEFFNFGRTQQQVRLAKSDADVYKKDYEQEIFQHKVKIAAAYLNLLASQRLLTSQERNLQRTEAFYNNVATRVKNGLLAGVDSVTASAEVSKAKILLNQTKEQVKVQNNELVNFLGEEPYNIISDTTFINKRPQATLFANNENPDHPTRLFFQSKINKSLAQEKLYKKQYMPSFLLYGVYQTRASGFSSDYATDQTAFTQNYFDGISPDRQNYLFGVGVTWNLTSISRYSKNVTAQRLITKGLEEEYKAIDIELRNREDAAASRLEYAIANHNEAPLQVEAAQKAYIQRLTLYNNGLSTLIDVINAQYLLNRAETDRDIAFVNVWQALLMKAAANGDFNLFINEF from the coding sequence ATGAGCCAATATTTCAGAATACTGTCCATTGCAACGTATATAAGCGTTTCGATGCTTTTCGTATTTTCGGGCAAAACCTACGGACAAATACTACCACTTAAAGAAGCAATTGACAAGGGCGTTTCCAATTTCGGCGGATTGAACGCCAAACGAAATTATGCCAATGCTTCCAATGAAAATGTGATAAGGGCAAAACGGGAATACCTGCCTAACCTAAATCTGTCAGCCCAACAAAACTACGGAACCATCAACGGTCAGAACGGAGCAATGTACGGGTTGAATGGTCTTGGGGTTGCTTCATCAGGATTACCGTTACCGGAGCAGAATTGGAACGCTGCATTTGGAGCATTATACTTGGTCAATGTCAATTGGGAGTTTTTCAATTTCGGACGGACACAGCAACAGGTACGGCTTGCCAAATCCGATGCCGATGTCTATAAAAAGGACTACGAGCAAGAGATATTCCAACATAAGGTAAAGATAGCCGCCGCCTACCTTAATTTGTTGGCAAGCCAAAGGTTGCTCACTTCACAGGAGCGAAACCTGCAAAGAACCGAAGCATTTTATAATAATGTAGCAACCCGAGTAAAAAATGGATTGTTGGCAGGCGTAGATAGCGTAACCGCTTCCGCAGAAGTGTCCAAAGCCAAAATACTTTTGAACCAAACGAAAGAGCAGGTTAAGGTACAGAACAACGAATTGGTAAATTTCTTAGGAGAAGAACCCTATAATATTATCAGCGACACAACATTCATCAATAAAAGACCACAGGCAACCCTTTTTGCTAACAATGAAAATCCCGACCATCCCACACGATTGTTTTTCCAAAGCAAAATAAACAAGAGTTTGGCACAGGAAAAACTATACAAAAAACAGTATATGCCCTCGTTCCTGTTATACGGTGTGTATCAGACACGGGCATCGGGTTTCAGTTCGGATTATGCAACCGACCAGACCGCATTTACACAAAACTATTTTGATGGCATTTCGCCCGACCGACAAAACTACCTCTTTGGTGTTGGAGTTACTTGGAATTTGACCTCAATAAGCCGTTACAGCAAAAATGTAACTGCCCAAAGACTGATAACAAAAGGCTTGGAAGAAGAATACAAAGCGATTGACATAGAACTCCGAAACAGGGAAGATGCCGCCGCTTCAAGATTGGAATACGCTATTGCAAACCATAATGAAGCACCCTTGCAGGTCGAAGCCGCCCAAAAAGCATACATACAACGGCTAACCTTATATAATAACGGTCTAAGTACATTGATTGACGTTATCAACGCACAATATTTGCTCAATCGGGCAGAAACAGACCGTGATATTGCCTTTGTAAATGTATGGCAGGCGTTGCTGATGAAAGCCGCCGCAAACGGAGATTTCAACCTGTTTATTAATGAATTTTAA
- a CDS encoding efflux RND transporter permease subunit, translating to MNLIRFALRKPISILVLVAGILFFGIGSVRDIKVDILPKMDLPVIYISQPFGGYTPDQMEAYFTKNYASVLLLANGIKSIETKNLQGLSLLKLTYHEGTNMAQAAGELTALVNRVQVAFPPSSQPPYVVRFDASSLPVGQLVLKSKTRSNNELQELANNYVRSSFTSIQGLTAPQAFGGSSRTIEINVDPARLRAHNLTADQLVQAIRLNNQTAPSGNVRIGDLNYMTPTNTSIKVLEQFAEIPLFKGEVANVRLGDVATIKDGADLSTGYALVDGKRSVYISIAKAADASTWEVVKNLKASLAKIQNSLPEDVEVSYEFDQSVYVINSVKTLVTEGAIGAILTGLMVILFLGDRRAALIVILTIPISVIAGVFFLKLFGFTINLMTLSGLALSIGILVDESTVTIENIHQHLDMGKSKARAIVDACLEIALPKLLILLCILAMFAPAITMSGMAGALFLPLSLAIGFSMITSFLLSQTFVPVMANWLMKTHKKETENKEPNKPNRFEKVKVSFVRLLDKLMAVRKIATIGYFIIITGIAALLITTIGRDVMPKVNSSQFQLRVRAPEGTRMERTEEITKDILRIINETVGEQHVGISSAFAGTHPASSSTSPIYLFMSGSHEAVLRVALKDYRVDMDDFKDKLREQILKAHPNLNLYFEQIDLTDKILGKGSPTPIEVRVAGRDKKVNKEYADKLIALLEKDNTFRDLQTLQSTNYPAMDININRTRAAELGVDMSEISRSLVASTSSSRYTEKNIWLDEKWGFAFNVQVQIPPDKMGNISQLGQIPLRNNSLRPVLGDVATLTPTTVNGQTDNIGVMPYLSVIANLHHKDLGTASKAVEKAIAELGELPRGLTIQQVGLTEVLDETLSSLQGGLLVAVVVIFLMLAANFQSFKVSFTVLSAVPAVVLGSLLLLLATGSTLNLQSAMGIILSVGVSIANAVLLITNAETLRRNNGDAIKSAKEAASVRLRPIIMTSIAMIAGMLPMAIGHGEAGEQTAPLGRAVIGGLIFSTIAVLIILPLVFAWVQGKSKTQSVSLDPDDKDSTYYEPLTEQ from the coding sequence ATGAATTTAATACGATTTGCACTCCGTAAACCCATTTCCATCCTTGTACTCGTAGCAGGGATATTGTTCTTTGGAATAGGCTCAGTTCGGGATATAAAAGTAGATATACTCCCGAAAATGGATTTGCCCGTTATCTATATATCACAGCCGTTCGGCGGTTATACGCCCGACCAGATGGAAGCCTATTTTACAAAGAATTATGCAAGTGTCCTACTCTTGGCAAATGGCATTAAGTCCATCGAAACGAAAAACCTGCAAGGGTTGAGCCTTTTAAAGCTGACCTATCACGAGGGTACGAATATGGCACAGGCGGCAGGAGAACTGACCGCATTGGTCAACAGGGTTCAGGTAGCCTTTCCACCGTCTTCACAGCCACCCTATGTAGTCCGTTTTGATGCTTCGTCCTTACCTGTCGGTCAATTAGTCCTAAAGAGCAAGACCCGAAGCAACAATGAATTGCAGGAATTGGCAAACAACTACGTCCGTTCATCTTTTACGTCCATTCAGGGATTGACAGCTCCGCAGGCTTTCGGTGGAAGCTCACGGACAATAGAAATCAATGTTGACCCTGCAAGGCTAAGGGCACACAATCTTACTGCCGACCAATTGGTACAGGCTATAAGACTGAACAACCAGACCGCCCCATCGGGGAACGTAAGGATTGGGGATTTGAACTATATGACCCCGACCAATACAAGTATCAAAGTATTGGAGCAGTTTGCAGAGATACCATTATTCAAAGGAGAAGTAGCCAATGTCAGGTTGGGCGATGTGGCTACCATTAAGGACGGAGCAGACCTTTCGACAGGCTATGCCCTTGTGGACGGCAAGCGTTCGGTTTATATTAGTATTGCCAAAGCCGCCGATGCTTCCACGTGGGAAGTGGTTAAAAATCTGAAAGCAAGCCTGGCCAAAATACAGAACTCATTGCCTGAAGACGTGGAGGTTTCCTACGAGTTTGACCAATCCGTATATGTTATCAACTCCGTTAAAACATTGGTAACGGAGGGTGCTATCGGAGCGATATTGACAGGACTAATGGTTATCCTGTTTCTTGGCGACAGACGAGCCGCATTAATCGTAATACTTACCATACCTATTTCGGTAATTGCAGGGGTATTTTTCCTCAAACTTTTTGGGTTTACCATTAACCTGATGACGTTGAGCGGACTTGCGTTATCAATCGGAATTTTGGTTGATGAAAGTACCGTTACGATAGAAAACATACACCAACACCTTGATATGGGCAAATCCAAAGCAAGGGCAATCGTTGATGCCTGTTTGGAAATCGCCTTACCAAAATTGCTTATCCTCTTGTGTATTTTGGCAATGTTTGCCCCTGCAATCACAATGAGCGGAATGGCAGGTGCGTTGTTCCTGCCGCTTTCCTTAGCCATTGGTTTTTCTATGATAACCTCTTTTCTATTATCGCAGACCTTTGTGCCGGTAATGGCAAATTGGCTGATGAAGACACACAAGAAAGAAACCGAAAACAAAGAGCCTAACAAGCCCAACCGCTTTGAAAAAGTTAAGGTTTCTTTTGTCCGTTTGCTCGATAAGCTAATGGCTGTCCGTAAAATAGCTACTATCGGCTACTTCATAATCATTACGGGAATTGCTGCCCTATTGATAACCACCATAGGGCGTGACGTAATGCCAAAAGTCAATTCGAGCCAATTCCAATTAAGGGTACGTGCGCCGGAGGGTACACGTATGGAACGTACCGAAGAAATAACAAAAGATATACTTAGGATTATAAACGAAACCGTTGGCGAGCAGCACGTGGGCATTTCGTCTGCCTTTGCAGGAACGCACCCTGCATCAAGTTCAACCTCTCCGATATACCTGTTTATGTCGGGTTCTCACGAAGCCGTTTTGCGGGTTGCTTTGAAAGATTATCGGGTAGATATGGACGATTTCAAAGACAAGCTACGGGAGCAGATACTCAAAGCACATCCCAACCTGAACCTGTATTTTGAACAGATAGACCTTACCGATAAAATTTTGGGTAAAGGTTCGCCAACACCAATCGAAGTAAGGGTTGCAGGCAGGGATAAGAAAGTCAATAAAGAATATGCCGACAAACTGATTGCACTATTAGAAAAGGACAATACATTCAGGGATTTGCAGACATTGCAATCAACCAACTATCCGGCAATGGACATCAATATCAACCGCACACGAGCCGCAGAATTAGGGGTGGATATGAGCGAAATTTCCCGTTCGTTGGTCGCTTCGACTTCTTCATCAAGATATACCGAGAAAAATATTTGGCTTGATGAAAAGTGGGGCTTTGCCTTTAATGTACAGGTGCAGATACCGCCCGATAAAATGGGCAATATTTCCCAACTCGGTCAGATACCATTACGCAACAATTCACTCCGCCCCGTACTCGGCGATGTGGCAACGCTAACCCCGACAACCGTCAACGGTCAGACAGATAATATCGGTGTAATGCCCTATCTATCTGTTATCGCCAATCTGCACCATAAAGACTTAGGTACGGCATCCAAAGCAGTAGAAAAAGCGATTGCCGAATTGGGAGAACTACCGAGAGGGCTTACCATTCAGCAGGTCGGACTTACCGAAGTGCTTGACGAAACCCTGTCAAGCCTGCAAGGCGGTCTTTTGGTAGCCGTAGTAGTAATATTCCTGATGCTTGCCGCCAATTTCCAATCGTTTAAAGTATCATTTACCGTATTGAGTGCCGTTCCTGCCGTAGTTCTCGGTTCGTTACTCTTGTTATTGGCAACAGGTTCAACACTCAACCTGCAATCCGCAATGGGGATTATCCTTTCCGTAGGTGTTTCCATTGCCAATGCCGTTTTGCTGATTACCAATGCCGAAACACTAAGGCGTAACAATGGTGATGCCATTAAATCGGCAAAAGAAGCCGCTTCCGTGAGGTTGCGACCAATCATAATGACAAGTATTGCGATGATTGCAGGAATGTTGCCGATGGCAATCGGTCACGGAGAAGCAGGCGAACAGACCGCTCCGCTCGGTAGGGCTGTTATCGGCGGTCTGATATTTTCGACAATTGCGGTACTGATTATACTTCCGCTGGTCTTTGCTTGGGTACAGGGCAAATCAAAAACGCAATCCGTTTCCTTAGACCCTGATGATAAAGACAGCACTTATTACGAACCATTAACAGAACAATAA
- a CDS encoding efflux RND transporter periplasmic adaptor subunit: protein MNTQKIGLILFLSLLFIACDNTPKEKEKSVADTPQQEAVATTFTLKRDSITSEVRLPAELQAFREVDLYAKVSSYVNKLNVDVGSQVRAGQVLIQLEAPEIASQLNAAKSNLHSREAIYTASNSTYQRLLETSKVEGTISKNDLEQASSKKDADLAQFKAAQATYQEVQTMQSYLQIKAPFDGIITVRNVNIGAFVGGGTQTPLLSIQQQNHLRLAVSVPSAYSGYLKTGDQLTFTVPYIKGETFKANISRMAGALDKTLRSQLVELDIPNADKKLLAGTVADVSISLKSRNNPFVVPKTAVMTTQEGVFVIKVADNKAHHIKVELGLETAENIEIFSDQLAENDTLMVKATEDITNGSTVNQTK, encoded by the coding sequence ATGAATACACAGAAAATAGGGCTTATCCTCTTTTTATCCTTGCTTTTTATAGCTTGCGATAATACACCAAAAGAGAAAGAAAAATCGGTCGCAGATACTCCCCAACAGGAAGCCGTTGCAACCACTTTTACGTTGAAAAGGGATAGTATTACCTCGGAGGTTAGATTGCCTGCCGAGTTGCAGGCATTCCGTGAAGTGGATTTGTATGCTAAGGTCAGCAGTTACGTGAACAAACTTAATGTAGATGTAGGTTCGCAGGTCAGGGCTGGTCAGGTATTGATACAGTTGGAAGCACCCGAAATCGCTTCACAGTTGAACGCCGCCAAATCCAACCTGCATTCCCGTGAAGCTATCTATACAGCAAGCAACAGTACCTATCAACGGCTTTTGGAAACGAGCAAGGTCGAGGGTACAATATCCAAGAACGATTTAGAACAGGCATCTTCAAAAAAAGATGCAGATTTGGCACAGTTCAAAGCCGCACAGGCTACCTATCAGGAAGTACAGACAATGCAAAGTTACCTGCAAATCAAAGCACCTTTTGATGGTATAATAACAGTAAGAAATGTCAATATCGGGGCGTTTGTCGGAGGAGGCACACAGACACCTTTGCTTTCCATACAGCAACAGAACCATTTGAGGTTAGCCGTATCCGTGCCGAGTGCCTATTCGGGCTATCTCAAGACAGGCGACCAACTTACGTTTACTGTACCTTATATCAAAGGGGAAACATTCAAAGCAAATATCAGCCGTATGGCAGGGGCATTGGATAAAACACTCCGTTCGCAGTTGGTGGAGTTGGATATCCCCAATGCTGATAAAAAACTATTGGCAGGAACGGTTGCCGATGTTTCCATATCGCTGAAAAGTAGAAATAATCCATTTGTAGTACCCAAAACCGCTGTTATGACTACCCAAGAGGGCGTTTTTGTAATTAAAGTAGCAGATAATAAAGCACACCATATAAAGGTGGAACTTGGTTTGGAAACAGCAGAGAACATTGAGATTTTCAGCGACCAACTTGCAGAAAATGATACGTTGATGGTCAAAGCAACAGAAGATATAACTAATGGAAGTACGGTAAATCAAACCAAATAG